One stretch of Streptomyces sp. MMBL 11-1 DNA includes these proteins:
- a CDS encoding DUF6296 family protein, producing MVHTECYELIFQMSGAADDVVRVRLTDRLGAGGFPVYEDDTGIVRAEISDRGEVRMLASGGHQAPGAPLLARPLSEDSPGTP from the coding sequence ATGGTGCACACCGAGTGTTACGAGCTCATCTTCCAGATGTCCGGTGCCGCGGACGACGTGGTCCGTGTCCGGCTCACCGACCGCCTGGGGGCCGGCGGATTCCCGGTGTACGAGGACGATACGGGGATCGTGCGCGCCGAGATCAGTGACCGGGGCGAGGTCCGCATGCTCGCCAGCGGCGGCCACCAGGCCCCGGGAGCTCCCCTGCTGGCCCGGCCCCTGAGCGAGGACTCCCCCGGAACACCGTGA
- a CDS encoding ATP-binding protein produces the protein MGNLPVVTTSFVGRDNELADIERALRERRLVTLTGPGGVGKSRLALRTAERTRDRYADGVWWADLSHLHDAQLLATTVCDGVGLLDHSPRRPAAALGEWLSGRRLLLVLDCCERIVGPCGQLVAELLAAAPGLTVLTTSREPLGAADEKCVEVPPLSAGDDGDEAVRLFHERAAAVAPGLSLDDPESSAAVEEICRRLDGIPLALELACVQLRESSAQEITGRLASRMEELTDDTLWPRRHRALRTTIGWSHELCAPLERLLWARLSVFRGVITTADAEAVCAGGPLDAGAIGQALERLADQSVLRRTGSGYRMLDTLREYGAMWLAELAEDALLADRHARHFAHVAVQAYAGWLGPSQVLWYHRIADTHADLCAALDHLLAEDPEMAMELAGCAGLFWSCCGHLHQARTYLERVLALPLSAGPHRTRALWALGITLTLQGDHEAARRTGEDCRHAALLDEDPEAVLLAAHSMSFTYLMMGQPLTAYAVSDQALGQHEGDPADAPSQLRCRVIRLFALSALGRLDEAYEEAMRLQRISLRFGEHWARAYADHQLALIHLLQGRPRHAESHARAMLASKHELHDSLGIALGLDLLAGAIAAQGNGVAAARASGTGHAYWRMIGHPHRGTPELGAIRAQWELRARQVAGDSAYERAYRRASADDAERGLAHALERGNPG, from the coding sequence ATGGGCAACCTCCCCGTCGTGACGACCAGCTTCGTCGGACGCGACAACGAACTGGCCGACATCGAACGGGCACTTCGAGAACGTCGGCTGGTCACGCTCACCGGCCCCGGCGGGGTCGGCAAGAGCCGGCTGGCCCTGCGCACCGCCGAGCGTACCCGGGACCGTTACGCCGACGGCGTCTGGTGGGCCGACCTTTCCCATCTGCACGACGCGCAGCTGCTCGCCACCACGGTCTGCGACGGCGTCGGGCTCCTGGACCACAGCCCCCGCCGACCTGCGGCCGCGCTCGGTGAATGGCTCTCCGGCCGACGTCTGCTCCTCGTTCTCGACTGCTGCGAGCGGATCGTCGGCCCCTGCGGGCAGCTCGTCGCCGAACTGCTCGCCGCGGCCCCGGGGCTGACGGTCCTCACCACCAGTCGGGAGCCGTTGGGCGCGGCGGACGAGAAGTGCGTCGAGGTGCCCCCGCTCTCCGCGGGCGACGACGGTGACGAGGCCGTCCGGCTCTTCCACGAGCGCGCGGCCGCCGTCGCCCCGGGTCTCTCGCTCGACGACCCGGAGAGTTCGGCCGCCGTCGAGGAGATCTGCCGTCGGCTCGACGGCATACCGCTCGCTCTCGAACTGGCCTGCGTGCAGCTCCGCGAGAGCAGCGCGCAGGAGATCACCGGACGGCTGGCCTCCCGGATGGAGGAGCTCACCGACGACACCCTCTGGCCCCGCCGCCACCGTGCGCTGCGCACCACGATCGGCTGGAGCCACGAACTCTGCGCACCGCTGGAGCGGCTGCTGTGGGCTCGGCTCTCCGTCTTCCGCGGCGTCATCACGACTGCGGACGCGGAGGCGGTGTGCGCGGGCGGGCCGCTGGACGCCGGCGCCATCGGCCAGGCCCTGGAACGCCTGGCCGACCAGTCCGTCCTCCGGCGCACCGGGAGTGGTTACCGGATGCTGGACACGCTGCGCGAGTACGGGGCGATGTGGCTGGCGGAGCTGGCGGAGGACGCGCTCCTCGCGGACCGGCACGCCCGGCACTTCGCCCATGTCGCCGTCCAGGCGTACGCGGGCTGGCTCGGGCCGTCACAGGTCCTCTGGTACCACCGGATCGCCGACACCCACGCGGACCTGTGCGCGGCCCTGGACCACCTGCTGGCCGAGGACCCGGAGATGGCGATGGAGCTGGCCGGGTGCGCGGGCCTCTTCTGGAGCTGCTGCGGCCATCTGCACCAGGCCCGTACGTATCTGGAGCGGGTGCTCGCCCTGCCGCTCTCCGCCGGTCCTCACCGCACCCGGGCACTGTGGGCCCTGGGCATCACGCTGACCCTGCAGGGCGACCACGAGGCGGCCCGCCGCACCGGCGAGGACTGCCGGCACGCGGCACTCCTCGACGAGGACCCGGAGGCGGTGCTCCTCGCGGCCCACTCCATGAGCTTCACGTATCTGATGATGGGCCAACCGCTCACCGCGTACGCCGTCAGCGACCAGGCACTGGGCCAGCACGAGGGCGACCCCGCCGACGCGCCCTCCCAGCTGCGCTGCCGGGTGATACGCCTGTTCGCCCTGTCCGCGCTCGGCCGGCTCGACGAGGCGTACGAGGAGGCCATGCGGCTCCAGCGGATCAGTCTGCGGTTCGGCGAGCACTGGGCACGGGCGTACGCCGATCACCAGCTCGCCCTGATCCACCTGCTCCAGGGCCGCCCCCGTCATGCCGAGAGTCACGCGCGCGCGATGCTCGCGAGCAAGCACGAGCTCCACGACAGCCTCGGCATAGCGCTCGGCCTCGATCTGCTCGCCGGAGCCATCGCCGCGCAGGGGAACGGAGTGGCCGCGGCCCGTGCCTCCGGTACCGGGCACGCCTACTGGCGCATGATCGGCCACCCGCACCGGGGCACCCCGGAGCTCGGGGCGATCCGCGCGCAGTGGGAACTCCGGGCCCGGCAGGTCGCGGGCGACTCCGCGTACGAGCGGGCCTACCGGCGCGCCTCGGCCGACGACGCCGAACGCGGTCTGGCCCACGCGCTGGAGCGCGGGAATCCCGGATAG
- a CDS encoding acyl-CoA dehydrogenase family protein, giving the protein MTVSQIPYTATDFAAPVAAALADVLFAGQLATTHERWRRLFSSTPFRFEEGLTHGERIALSYERLRLVNEAAEAPQALASDPVELTAIHEWAGAVDPGMATVVAIHYNLFLGSLVDHDPAGRDLSEYIRADRIGTFLCTEVAHGNDAAHMETTATFDRAARAFVLHTPHAGAQKFMPNTGPAGGAKGAVVAARLIVDGTDQGVFLFLTPLSDSDGSPLPGVEVRPLPQTASSPVDHCTTRFHGVRLPFSALLQGDHGRLTPDGEFTSALGSPRRRFLHSIGRVTMGKLCMTAHSLGVMRHALDVAMRYAHTRVTSGMTNGQRVPLIAHRGHHASLLDAAATTYAATLLQRQVVRQWDRATGEEREAYERLTAISKAWITWRARAVMTECRERCGAQGLIQANGIALQLASVEGAITAEGDNKVIMEKAGGEMLLGGVDLKPESELAAEDRELTGPQFLQDLLADIERIAHGRAKARLRQRADSPLARWNATVTPAVALADAHVHRLAAESLLTAADQVRSGQAADLLRGLHALFALRRVAAHSGDLLARGRMTVDQVEGLPDAVDAVLGFLEPHALILTRAFGVTDALLETHPMLSA; this is encoded by the coding sequence GTGACTGTCTCTCAGATTCCGTATACCGCAACCGACTTTGCCGCACCCGTCGCCGCCGCGCTCGCCGACGTACTGTTCGCCGGTCAGCTGGCCACGACTCACGAACGATGGAGGCGTCTCTTCAGCTCCACCCCGTTCCGCTTCGAGGAGGGACTGACCCACGGAGAACGCATAGCCCTGAGCTACGAACGGCTTCGGCTGGTCAATGAGGCCGCAGAGGCTCCGCAGGCCCTCGCGAGCGATCCGGTCGAACTCACCGCCATCCACGAGTGGGCCGGTGCGGTGGATCCCGGCATGGCCACTGTCGTCGCCATCCACTACAACCTCTTCCTCGGGAGCCTGGTCGATCACGACCCGGCCGGGCGCGACCTCAGCGAGTACATCCGCGCGGACCGCATCGGAACGTTTCTCTGTACCGAGGTTGCCCATGGCAATGACGCCGCGCATATGGAGACCACGGCGACGTTCGACCGGGCGGCGCGCGCATTCGTCCTGCACACCCCGCACGCCGGCGCGCAGAAGTTCATGCCCAACACCGGTCCGGCGGGAGGGGCGAAGGGGGCCGTCGTCGCGGCCCGTCTGATAGTGGACGGCACCGACCAGGGCGTCTTTCTGTTCCTCACGCCGCTCAGCGACAGCGACGGCAGCCCGTTGCCGGGCGTGGAAGTGCGGCCGCTGCCCCAGACGGCCAGCAGCCCGGTCGATCACTGCACCACCCGATTCCACGGTGTCCGGCTTCCGTTCAGCGCACTTCTTCAGGGCGACCACGGCCGCCTCACCCCCGACGGCGAGTTCACCAGCGCGCTCGGCAGCCCCCGCCGACGGTTCCTCCATTCCATCGGGCGGGTCACGATGGGCAAGTTGTGCATGACCGCCCACAGCCTCGGCGTCATGCGGCACGCTCTCGACGTCGCCATGCGCTACGCCCACACACGGGTCACCTCGGGCATGACGAACGGGCAGCGTGTGCCGCTGATCGCCCACCGCGGTCACCACGCGTCCCTGCTGGACGCCGCGGCGACGACCTACGCCGCCACGCTGCTCCAGCGGCAGGTGGTGCGGCAGTGGGACCGGGCCACGGGCGAGGAGCGCGAGGCGTACGAGCGGCTGACGGCGATCAGCAAGGCCTGGATCACCTGGCGGGCCCGGGCGGTCATGACCGAGTGCCGCGAGCGGTGCGGGGCCCAGGGCCTGATCCAGGCCAACGGCATCGCGCTCCAGCTCGCCTCCGTCGAGGGTGCGATCACGGCCGAGGGGGACAACAAGGTCATCATGGAGAAGGCAGGGGGTGAAATGCTGCTCGGCGGCGTCGACCTCAAGCCGGAGAGCGAGCTCGCGGCCGAGGACCGGGAGCTGACCGGCCCCCAGTTCCTCCAGGACCTCCTGGCCGACATCGAGCGCATCGCCCACGGCCGTGCGAAAGCCCGGCTGCGGCAACGCGCCGACTCCCCGCTGGCCCGCTGGAACGCGACGGTGACGCCCGCCGTGGCACTGGCCGACGCCCACGTCCACAGGCTCGCCGCCGAGTCCCTGCTGACCGCGGCGGACCAGGTTCGCTCCGGGCAGGCGGCGGACCTGCTGCGCGGGCTGCATGCCCTGTTCGCGCTGCGCCGGGTCGCCGCGCACAGCGGGGACCTGCTGGCACGGGGGCGGATGACCGTCGATCAGGTCGAGGGCCTGCCCGACGCGGTCGACGCGGTGCTCGGCTTCCTGGAGCCGCACGCGCTGATCCTCACCCGCGCCTTCGGCGTAACCGACGCACTGCTGGAGACGCACCCGATGCTCAGCGCCTGA
- a CDS encoding alpha/beta fold hydrolase has translation MTQFVLVAGAWLGSWAWQDVEPGLRAAGHGVHPLTLSGLADKQEAAAGQQTHVQDIVEEVERLGLRDVVLVGHSYAGIPVGQAAERIGDRLTRVVFVDSNVPADGESFVSGWPDGRAGVEAAIAANGGFWPPPAASDCADQGLTEEQLARFLGGSTPHPGATLTDPAALTRPLGLLPATYVKCLLDRPEPSLEVAELLTGERWRLATMDTGHWPMFSQPRELARILLDAAGTDAGR, from the coding sequence ATGACGCAATTCGTACTGGTGGCAGGGGCCTGGCTCGGCTCGTGGGCGTGGCAGGACGTGGAGCCCGGCCTGCGCGCGGCCGGCCACGGGGTCCACCCGCTGACCCTGTCGGGCCTCGCCGACAAGCAGGAGGCGGCGGCGGGGCAGCAGACGCACGTCCAGGACATCGTCGAGGAGGTCGAGCGCCTCGGCCTGCGCGACGTGGTGCTGGTCGGCCACAGCTACGCGGGCATTCCGGTCGGGCAGGCCGCCGAGCGGATCGGCGACCGGCTCACCCGCGTCGTGTTCGTCGACTCCAACGTCCCGGCCGACGGCGAGTCCTTCGTCTCCGGCTGGCCGGACGGCCGGGCCGGCGTCGAGGCCGCCATCGCCGCCAACGGGGGCTTCTGGCCGCCGCCGGCCGCCTCCGACTGCGCGGACCAGGGCCTCACCGAGGAACAGCTCGCCCGGTTCCTCGGTGGCTCGACGCCCCACCCCGGCGCCACCCTCACGGATCCCGCCGCCCTGACCCGCCCCCTGGGCCTGCTGCCCGCGACGTACGTCAAGTGCCTGCTCGACCGGCCCGAGCCGAGCCTGGAGGTGGCCGAGCTGCTGACGGGGGAGCGATGGCGGCTGGCCACGATGGACACCGGTCACTGGCCGATGTTCTCGCAGCCGCGCGAGCTCGCCCGGATCCTGCTGGACGCCGCGGGAACGGACGCCGGACGATGA
- a CDS encoding ABC transporter substrate-binding protein — protein sequence MRSSVLRRTCVTAVATALTLTGLAACGGEGDSPADGRTRITVNCWPQPSAKIDHQRFDEDVKTFEKQNPDIDVTAHDAFPCQDPKTFDAKLAGGQMEDVFYTYFTDTERVVSINQAADITAYVKDLKAYEDIARPLRDAYTVDGRIYGIPRTNYSMGLLYSKPLFVKAGLDPDKPPATWEQVRAAAKKIAALGDGTVGFAEYSAQNQGGWHFTASIYSQGGTVVSADGKKATVDTPEGKAVLQNLKDMRWRDNSMGAKQLLIINDTLQMMGSGKLGMYLAAPDNVPRIVKEAGGRYQDLAFAPMPGGKGTLMGGDGYMFNKKATPEQIKAGLKWLEWTFLTPGQGFMNNYARAAEDKSPVGLPEPRLFTGATDAKDQELKKASANVPVANYQAFIDGGQQLDMKLEPRHGQQIYAVLDGAVSAVLTKKDADIDALLKDAQSKIDGILARG from the coding sequence ATGAGAAGTTCTGTTCTTCGTCGTACCTGCGTCACCGCCGTCGCCACGGCCCTGACCCTCACCGGCCTGGCGGCCTGCGGCGGCGAGGGCGACAGCCCCGCGGACGGCAGGACACGCATCACGGTCAACTGCTGGCCCCAGCCGAGTGCGAAGATCGACCACCAGCGGTTCGACGAGGACGTCAAGACGTTCGAGAAGCAGAACCCCGACATCGACGTCACCGCGCACGACGCCTTCCCGTGCCAGGACCCCAAGACCTTCGACGCGAAGCTGGCCGGCGGCCAGATGGAAGACGTCTTCTACACGTACTTCACCGACACCGAGCGCGTCGTCTCCATCAACCAGGCCGCCGACATCACCGCGTACGTCAAGGACCTCAAGGCGTACGAGGACATAGCGCGGCCCCTGCGCGACGCCTACACCGTCGACGGCAGGATCTACGGCATCCCGCGCACCAACTACTCCATGGGCCTGCTCTACAGCAAGCCGCTCTTCGTCAAGGCCGGTCTCGACCCGGACAAGCCGCCGGCCACCTGGGAACAGGTCCGGGCCGCGGCCAAGAAGATCGCCGCGCTCGGCGACGGCACCGTCGGCTTCGCCGAGTACAGCGCCCAGAACCAGGGCGGCTGGCACTTCACCGCCTCGATCTACTCCCAGGGCGGCACGGTCGTCAGCGCGGACGGCAAGAAGGCCACGGTCGACACCCCCGAGGGCAAGGCCGTCCTGCAGAACCTCAAGGACATGCGCTGGCGCGACAACTCCATGGGCGCCAAGCAACTGCTCATCATCAACGACACCCTCCAGATGATGGGCTCCGGCAAGCTCGGCATGTACCTGGCCGCTCCCGACAACGTCCCGCGCATCGTCAAGGAGGCCGGCGGCAGGTACCAGGACCTCGCCTTCGCCCCGATGCCCGGCGGCAAGGGCACCCTCATGGGCGGCGACGGCTACATGTTCAACAAGAAGGCCACCCCGGAGCAGATCAAGGCCGGTCTCAAGTGGCTGGAGTGGACCTTCCTCACCCCCGGCCAGGGGTTCATGAACAACTACGCCCGTGCCGCCGAGGACAAGTCCCCGGTCGGCCTGCCCGAGCCGCGCCTGTTCACCGGAGCCACCGACGCCAAGGACCAGGAGCTGAAGAAGGCGTCCGCCAACGTCCCGGTCGCCAATTACCAGGCCTTCATCGACGGCGGCCAGCAGCTCGACATGAAGCTGGAGCCCCGGCACGGCCAGCAGATCTACGCGGTCCTCGACGGTGCCGTCTCGGCGGTCCTGACGAAGAAGGACGCGGACATCGACGCCCTGCTGAAGGACGCCCAGTCCAAGATCGACGGAATCCTGGCCCGGGGCTGA
- a CDS encoding GNAT family N-acetyltransferase, with protein sequence MTSISRLRPDHAEALLAFERENRAYFAASIPDRGDDYFAAFAERHRALLAEQEAGLHHFHLIEDDGGILGRINLLGVRERSAELGYRIAEKAAGRGLATWAVQQVCVLAVREYGLTALRAETTLDNTGSRAVLARSGFEPLEDVMFGDRPGRRYVLDLSGGAPPAP encoded by the coding sequence ATGACGTCCATCAGCCGACTCCGTCCCGACCATGCCGAGGCTCTACTCGCTTTCGAGCGGGAGAACCGGGCCTACTTCGCCGCGTCCATTCCCGACCGGGGCGACGACTACTTCGCCGCATTCGCCGAACGCCACCGCGCGCTGCTCGCCGAGCAGGAGGCGGGGCTGCACCACTTCCACCTCATCGAGGACGACGGCGGCATCCTTGGCCGGATCAACCTCCTCGGCGTGCGGGAGCGGTCGGCCGAGCTGGGCTACCGGATAGCGGAGAAGGCCGCGGGGCGGGGGCTGGCCACCTGGGCGGTGCAGCAGGTCTGTGTCCTGGCGGTCCGGGAGTACGGGCTCACCGCTCTGCGTGCGGAGACGACGCTGGACAACACGGGATCCCGCGCGGTGCTGGCGCGCTCCGGGTTCGAGCCGCTGGAGGACGTCATGTTCGGCGACCGCCCCGGGCGGCGGTACGTCCTGGACCTGAGCGGGGGCGCTCCCCCGGCCCCTTGA
- a CDS encoding carbohydrate ABC transporter permease, with the protein MKTTSQPAARVTPRSAGTTPPPGDARPAGRGPLGPLRRKIADQATAYGFLTGGLLCFILFSWYPAVRSVIIAFQKYTPGSDPAWVGTANFTRLFQDPEFAAAWRNTLTFTVLALVIGFAVPFLMALVLNELRHAKAFFRVVVYLPVMIPPVVSALLWKWFYDPGAGLANEVLGFLHLPTSNWTNGADTALVSLVAVATWANMGGTVLIYLAALQGIPGELYEAAELDGASVWQRVRHVTIPQTRFVILMLMLLQVIATMQVFTEPFVITGGGPENSTVTVLYLIYKYAFLYNDFGGASALSVLLLLVLSAFSALYLRLTRTD; encoded by the coding sequence ATGAAGACCACGTCCCAGCCCGCGGCGCGCGTGACGCCGCGGTCCGCCGGCACGACGCCTCCCCCGGGGGACGCGCGCCCGGCGGGCCGCGGGCCCCTCGGCCCGCTGCGCAGGAAGATCGCCGACCAGGCCACCGCCTACGGCTTCCTGACCGGCGGCCTGCTCTGCTTCATCCTGTTCTCCTGGTACCCGGCCGTCCGGTCGGTGATCATCGCGTTCCAGAAGTACACCCCCGGGTCCGACCCCGCATGGGTCGGCACCGCGAACTTCACCCGCCTCTTCCAGGACCCGGAGTTCGCCGCAGCCTGGCGCAACACCCTCACCTTCACCGTGCTCGCCCTGGTCATCGGGTTCGCCGTCCCGTTCCTCATGGCACTCGTCCTCAACGAACTGCGGCACGCCAAGGCCTTCTTCCGGGTCGTCGTCTACCTCCCCGTGATGATCCCGCCGGTGGTCAGCGCCCTGCTGTGGAAGTGGTTCTACGATCCGGGCGCGGGCCTCGCCAACGAGGTGCTCGGCTTCCTCCACCTGCCGACGTCGAACTGGACCAACGGCGCCGACACCGCGCTCGTCTCGCTCGTCGCCGTCGCCACCTGGGCCAACATGGGCGGCACCGTCCTCATCTACCTCGCCGCCCTCCAGGGCATCCCCGGCGAGCTGTACGAGGCCGCCGAGCTGGACGGTGCGTCCGTCTGGCAGCGCGTCCGGCACGTCACGATCCCGCAGACCCGCTTCGTCATCCTCATGCTGATGCTCCTCCAGGTCATCGCGACGATGCAGGTGTTCACCGAACCCTTCGTCATCACCGGCGGCGGCCCGGAGAACTCCACCGTCACCGTGCTCTACCTGATCTACAAGTACGCCTTCCTCTACAACGACTTCGGCGGCGCGTCCGCCCTCAGCGTGCTGCTCCTGCTGGTGCTCAGCGCCTTCTCCGCCCTGTATCTGCGACTCACCCGCACCGACTGA
- a CDS encoding PepSY domain-containing protein has translation MNSASSRSRTLKTVGALGMAAATAVLMTGCGQSSDSATSAATSEAAKVVPQKQTTSPSATAQLTEDQKERKKVLDATKVTFDDAATTASGEVAGGKLIDLDLEGVDDDDSDQSPSPTGSGSPTGSASPTGTASPTGTASPTGTGTSSPSASPGSEGPVWVAEVAEKDGTVHTVRINAVDGKVIEARVDADQDADDKKQTADRLAQATQTPQQAAKVATEKKKGTVTSVGLDDKEGNGAIWQVDVIGSDWKRTTFDVDAKNDTIVREETDKD, from the coding sequence ATGAACAGTGCCTCCTCCCGATCCCGCACCCTCAAGACGGTCGGCGCCCTCGGCATGGCCGCCGCCACAGCCGTTCTGATGACCGGATGTGGTCAGAGCTCGGACAGCGCGACAAGCGCCGCCACCTCCGAGGCCGCGAAGGTCGTCCCGCAGAAGCAGACGACGTCGCCCTCGGCCACGGCCCAGCTGACCGAGGACCAGAAGGAGCGCAAGAAGGTGCTCGACGCCACGAAGGTCACCTTCGACGACGCCGCCACCACCGCCTCCGGAGAGGTGGCCGGGGGCAAGCTGATCGATCTGGACCTGGAGGGTGTGGACGACGACGACAGCGACCAGAGCCCCAGCCCGACCGGGTCCGGCAGCCCCACGGGCTCCGCGAGTCCGACCGGAACCGCGAGCCCGACCGGGACCGCGAGCCCGACCGGGACCGGCACATCCAGCCCGAGCGCGAGCCCGGGCTCCGAGGGTCCGGTCTGGGTCGCGGAAGTCGCGGAGAAGGACGGCACGGTCCACACCGTCCGGATCAACGCGGTCGACGGCAAGGTGATCGAGGCCCGTGTCGACGCCGATCAGGACGCGGACGACAAGAAGCAGACGGCCGACCGGCTCGCGCAGGCCACCCAGACCCCGCAGCAGGCGGCCAAGGTCGCCACCGAGAAGAAGAAGGGGACGGTCACCTCCGTCGGCCTCGACGACAAGGAGGGCAACGGCGCCATCTGGCAGGTCGACGTGATCGGCTCGGACTGGAAGAGGACGACCTTCGACGTGGACGCCAAGAACGACACCATCGTCCGCGAAGAGACCGACAAGGACTGA
- the pfkB gene encoding 1-phosphofructokinase produces the protein MILTVTPNPSLDRTYELPGLTRGTVLRATADRVDPGGKGVNVSRAVAAAGHRTVAVAPMGGPEGALLARLLGDLGIEAAGVPIAGNTRINVTLVEPDGTLTKVNAAGPELSPAEAEDVLEAVRARSSAADWIACCGSLPRGLPPRWYAELVERSHRAGARIALDTSGAALTAALDRAPDVIKPNAQELAEAVGRPLATVGDALKAAEELRARGARSVLASLGADGQLLVEASGAYFATAPVAAVRSNVGAGDASLAGFLTAGGRGPEALTAAVAHGAAAVQLAGSLMPTPADLDLPSVVTTSDVPLNRVLTEPAP, from the coding sequence ATGATCCTGACCGTCACCCCCAACCCCAGCCTGGACCGCACCTACGAGCTGCCCGGCCTGACCCGCGGCACCGTGCTGCGTGCCACGGCGGACCGCGTCGATCCGGGCGGCAAGGGCGTCAATGTCTCCCGCGCCGTCGCGGCGGCCGGACACCGCACCGTCGCCGTCGCCCCGATGGGGGGCCCGGAGGGCGCCCTGCTCGCCCGGCTGCTCGGGGACCTGGGCATCGAGGCCGCCGGCGTGCCGATCGCCGGGAACACCCGGATCAACGTCACCCTCGTCGAACCCGACGGCACCCTCACCAAGGTCAACGCGGCGGGCCCCGAGCTGAGTCCGGCCGAGGCCGAGGACGTCCTGGAAGCGGTGCGGGCACGCTCATCCGCCGCCGACTGGATCGCCTGCTGCGGGAGCCTGCCGCGCGGACTGCCGCCGCGGTGGTACGCGGAGCTGGTCGAGCGGAGCCACCGCGCCGGCGCCCGGATCGCACTGGACACCTCCGGAGCGGCGCTGACCGCCGCCCTGGACCGGGCACCCGATGTGATCAAGCCCAATGCCCAGGAACTCGCCGAGGCCGTCGGCCGGCCGCTCGCCACCGTGGGCGACGCGCTGAAGGCGGCCGAGGAGTTGCGTGCGCGCGGTGCCCGGTCGGTGCTGGCGAGTCTGGGCGCCGACGGGCAGCTGCTGGTCGAGGCGTCGGGCGCGTACTTCGCCACCGCGCCGGTGGCCGCCGTGCGCAGCAACGTCGGCGCCGGGGACGCCTCCCTGGCCGGCTTCCTGACGGCGGGCGGGCGGGGCCCGGAAGCCCTCACCGCGGCCGTCGCCCACGGTGCCGCCGCCGTGCAGTTGGCCGGAAGCCTCATGCCCACCCCGGCCGACCTCGATCTGCCGTCGGTCGTGACGACCTCCGACGTGCCGCTGAACCGCGTGCTGACGGAGCCCGCCCCATGA
- a CDS encoding DeoR/GlpR family DNA-binding transcription regulator produces MYAPERQQEILRLAQESGRVDVLSLAEEFQVTAETVRRDLKALDRAGLLRRVHGGAIPAGRLGFEPDLAERDTVAADEKDRIAQAALAELPVDGNVIVDAGTTTARLAAAVPVEAALTVVTHALPVAARLADHPGIALHLVGGRVRHRTRAAVDAWALGAYAEINADVVFLATNGFSPDSGLTTPDLAEAAVKRAVIKAARRVVLLADSGKFGQEHFARFGDLTDVDLLITDTGLSPDDARSIESRGTEVVRA; encoded by the coding sequence ATGTACGCACCGGAGCGTCAGCAGGAGATCCTCCGCCTCGCCCAGGAGAGCGGGCGGGTCGACGTGCTGTCCCTGGCCGAGGAGTTCCAGGTGACGGCCGAGACCGTCCGGCGCGATCTCAAGGCCCTGGACCGGGCGGGGCTGCTGCGCCGGGTGCACGGTGGGGCGATCCCCGCCGGGCGGCTCGGCTTCGAGCCGGACCTCGCCGAGCGCGACACCGTCGCCGCCGACGAGAAGGACCGCATCGCGCAGGCCGCCCTCGCCGAACTGCCCGTCGACGGCAACGTGATCGTGGACGCCGGGACCACGACCGCGCGCCTCGCCGCCGCCGTACCGGTCGAGGCGGCGCTGACCGTGGTGACGCACGCACTGCCGGTGGCCGCGCGTCTCGCCGACCACCCCGGCATCGCGCTGCATCTGGTGGGCGGCCGGGTCCGGCACCGCACCCGAGCGGCGGTCGACGCCTGGGCGCTGGGCGCGTACGCCGAGATCAACGCCGACGTGGTCTTCCTCGCCACCAACGGCTTCTCCCCCGACAGTGGCCTGACCACGCCCGACCTCGCCGAGGCTGCGGTGAAGAGGGCCGTGATCAAGGCGGCACGCCGGGTCGTCCTCCTCGCCGACTCCGGCAAGTTCGGGCAGGAGCACTTCGCCCGCTTCGGCGATCTCACCGATGTGGACCTGCTCATCACCGACACGGGGCTCAGCCCCGACGACGCCCGCTCCATCGAGAGCCGGGGCACGGAAGTAGTACGCGCATGA